The proteins below come from a single Desulfovibrio sp. genomic window:
- a CDS encoding cysteine hydrolase family protein — MQALIIIDIQNDYFPGGKMELCGSEAAAGNVALLLKAFRKAGKPVFHVQHISLAPTATFFLPGTTGALIHGSVTPLAGETVVEKHFPNSFRDTTLLGLLQAQNITNIAIAGMMTHMCVDTTTRAAFDLGFTCHLAHDACATRDLAHDGKTVSAAQVQTAYMAALGQVFAQVRCTQELCAAICQSS; from the coding sequence ATGCAGGCTCTTATAATCATAGATATTCAGAACGATTACTTCCCCGGCGGCAAGATGGAGCTTTGCGGCAGCGAGGCCGCAGCCGGCAATGTCGCCCTGCTGCTCAAGGCCTTTCGCAAGGCTGGAAAACCCGTTTTTCATGTACAGCATATTTCTCTTGCGCCCACGGCCACGTTTTTTCTGCCTGGCACAACAGGGGCGCTCATTCATGGCAGCGTTACGCCGCTGGCGGGCGAAACTGTGGTGGAAAAGCACTTTCCCAATTCCTTCCGTGACACTACCCTGCTCGGCCTGCTCCAGGCGCAGAACATCACGAACATCGCCATAGCGGGCATGATGACCCACATGTGCGTGGACACCACCACCCGCGCCGCCTTTGACCTAGGCTTCACCTGCCATCTTGCCCACGACGCCTGCGCCACCCGCGACCTTGCGCACGACGGCAAAACCGTAAGTGCCGCCCAGGTGCAGACCGCCTACATGGCTGCCCTTGGGCAGGTGTTTGCTCAGGTGCGCTGCACACAGGAATTGTGCGCGGCCATCTGCCAGAGCAGTTAA